The genomic segment aagtggtataagggCTATAACAAGGAGGACATAAGCAatattcttaggatcagcaaccaggagagaacaagaaataacgggttcaagcttgaaaaatctaggtttaagaaagagataggaagaaattgcctctcaaatagagtggcagatgaatgcaatagactcagtaattatattgttagtgctaagacattagggcgctttaagagaagattagatgggtttatggatggggatgataggtggaaataggtaggtatatttcatacagggactgccatgtgtaagcctggtggcttcttgcagcttcccttatttcttatgttcttatgttcttatgttcttatatacaTATTATCGTATGTTAACTGCTTTTTCCTAGACATGGTTGTCgattcttctgcagctgtgggtgttaagtgttgtttgaagtatttcccttgtctgtgggtcGGTAAAATAGTCTGTCGACCTCAACTTAGTATGACCTGGAGTTACGATTATTGTGTAAAGGATGCAGGAGTCACAAGAGACCCTGTACACCTGTATTTGAGCCCTGCACGGAGTCCACGTAGGAGGTGGctcagggaagctagtccaggtgcggcagcttggtgaaggggctgggaattgtggttgtgtatatatatatatatatatatatatatatatatatatatatatatatatatatatatatatatatatatatatatatatatatatatatatatatatgtatatatatataaagagagagagagagagagagagagagagagagagagatgaaatataaaaagaattaatgaTCAAGGGCCACTGCAGTGTTGTAAGGCACCACCGTTAAAGAAAAACCTGAAGCGTTTCATTTACACTAAGTACAAACAGTGCAGAGAGaaatcaaaatattttcaaatTGTTCCGGATGTGAGTGCATCGTGTTGAAAACGCTGTGCTCGAAACCAGAGTGCACCAGTGTGTTACTGTAACTAATCTACTCCACGACAGCCATTTTCCAGTGCTTACCTACGAAACGGAGTAAGGAAAACTGCTGTACGTCAAATTCAGATCGTAGAGATGGCTGTGGTGCTTTGGGTAATGCTGTTGAACACTATGGTGACGTGGGCAGGCAAGCCCCAAGCGATTTTGGGACTTCAGCATCGCTTACTGAAGACTAGTAACAATCTCAGAATGGACAGAGATGGCGTGTATGGAGATGGAGCGTTTGGGATGAACTATATCCTGCCTTGGTGGACGCAGAATCACAACGAAAGACACCCTCCCGTAACTGTCAAGCCTCGCTCAGCATGGAGGAATGTGGCTTTGTCAGTGCCAGTAGGTGTTATGGCCAGTAAcaacgacaaaaagaaaaaaatgaggcatTATGAACATGTGAAACGAGAGCCAGAGACCATTATTTTTAATGAATACAATGTTGTATTAGTCATATTGTACTTGTATGAGTGTTTGTATGAGAAAATAAGTATATTAAATGAGCTGCTGCTTGAACTGGATAATGCTTTGTCTGCAGAGAGCATTGCCTTAAAGAGAACTATAGGAAGCTGTTCCGAGCTTTTATACTCCAGAAAACAGTCTGGTTACTACACTATATATCTAGACGACGGCATGACGCGACCAGTCACCGTGTACTGCGACATGGAGACAAGAGGCGGAGGGTGGATGGTGGTGCAGCGTCGCCGTAAACGTATCGAGAAACATGTCAATTTCATTAGGGGATGGAATTCTTATAAATTGGGCTTCGGCAATCCAAAAACTGAGTTCTGGCTTGGATTAGAAAATTTGTATATTCTTACTAATCGGCAAAAGTATGAATTACGAATAGATCTCAAAAGCGAGGATGGCAAAACTGCCTTTGCCCAATACAGCAACTTTTACGTAGACGGGGAGGATGAGGACTATCGCCTGCACGTCTCAGGATTCATGGGAACTGCTGGCGATGCATTCGGAGGAAAATATGGCAACACTGAAGACGGAGGAGACGTATCAAGAGGAGTACCGTTCACCACAATGGACCGTGATCGCTCATCGGGAAACTGCACCTCGAAGTATTACGGTGGATGGTGGTACTTGAACTGTGGATGGAACAGATTGAACTCTCCTCACCTTTCAGCAACAGAACATTATAGTCAAGGAATGAAATGGTCCACCTTTACCACAAAAATCATCGAAGATTCCACTATGATGATCAGACCGGTAGCAAACAGTGACACCTACATGGAAGTCTCTACTCCTACATGCGCGCGGGAAAGTATCAGAATGACCACCGCAAGTTTTTGGACACTGTAATCTCGTTTAACTATAGTTTAGACTATTGTTTCTTTTAGCCACAAGGAATTATTGGTGCAATATGGTAAAATGTCACAAGGGTTTTTGATGCAAGAGAATAAAGTTTGTAATTCTGAATATACTTAAAGTTGATtttaagataaatatatatgataatatGTTTGGCTCTATAGAGTATATTTATTCTTATCAAATATCATGAATTGCATGTATTTCTCTAGGACTTATAAGCTTTACACCTCAATACAATAAGTGATACTGTTGTTGATAAAAATGTTGTTGATCCTTTTTACAATACTTGTAGAGAGCCTGCTTTGGCTGTAACAGTCTCGTCTTTGACGAAATTTTAATTGAAGCTTGAATTAGTACATTGTATCTCAGCGACCATCCTTTTTTCCAAGAATTACCAAGTTTTTTTGTTACTGCTCTtgggataaaaagagaaaaaaacactactTTACTTATATTCCATATTCAAAACATCCCTGAACATATTAATTCATTATtttgaaacatgaaaaataaaggtcCTTTTTTTCAAATTCACCCCTGAGATTCCCGCCCCTCCAGTCATAATAAGACGTTAATAATTCTATTAAAATTTTGTTGAAGGCGAACCTGATACAGCCAAAGCAAGTACTTTGTAAATattgtaatagaaaaaaatgaaggagcccagtcttccttcttattttacCGTGatttcatagaaaaaaaattttgatgagGACGACTTTCTActtcatcatttattttgtcatatttataaagaaataaggcaacgaaaaaattttttttttttttttattgatagtaACACATTGTATTGAAGTATAATCACTTTAAGTCCCTGAAAAATACATGCAATTTACAAAAGAATAATGCACACTCTGTACACAAAGATCTGTTCGCTGGCAACACTCTCTGACCTGCAGCTCTGAATATattcattatgagaaacttttgttgttgaaaCTGAAAGGAGTTTTCTTCAGTGTTTCAAGGTTCCCAGTAAGTCTTTCGGAGCCTCACTCACTTGACCACTAAAGAACAACACACcccctctaaaaaaaaataaaaaaatatatatatatatatatatatatatatatatatatatatatatatatatatatatatatatatatatatatatatatatatatatatatatatatatatatatatatatatatatatatatatatatatatatatatatatatatatatatatatatatatatatatatatatatatatatatatatatatatatatatatatatatatatatatatatatatatatatatatatatatatatatatatatatatatatatatatatatatatatatatatatatatatatatatattgcgaaAACACTAGCAAAGAGATGCTTCGAAACTTTATATTATGACTGCTATATCATCCTGCAAGTTTTATAAGCCACAATTGGCCAGTAGTAGTTATCTTTTTGACCAAAAATGCTTTAAATAGGACAGTGTATATTAtgttctctctcatatttaaatacaacaccattaaacaaaatacaaaatgtcTGCCAAAGCAAACAATCAGTCCtgtataatttcttttatttaacaGAAAATATCACAAGCCCTGGAAGAACACCTATTTACTTCAAAATGGCATATACTTCTAACAGCGAGGGATTAAAGCTGCTGCACTCTCTATGAATGACTCTTCAGCAAGGAACTGTGCAATCGTTTTCTACCCCCGGCAGCAGGACAGCATGACTTTCTTCAGTGATCAAGTGGCCACTTCCAAGAGATAGAATACACCTTTACTGTTTGTATTGCATATTAATAACAAATGACAACCAACATTTTTCTTTcgatttttattcattattttattataatggttatttcagttttatattttttgcctAAAAGTATTGTTATCTGAAGGTggttacattatatatatatatatatatatatatatatatatatatatatatatatatatatatatatatatatatatatatatatatatatatatatatatatatatatatatatatatatatatatatatatatatatatatatatatatatatatatatattgttatctGAAggtcagtgatttgttttccacttattgtgtggatattaagtgacactgatggtctGCTAACTtccaatttattcagagtgctttccttgatgaatgaagcatcagactgctcatccagcagggcatacactaagactttattctcttcattacttacatgatgtaaccatacaggaactatcatggtgtgcatgtcatgtgtcactgattctgtaactttgaccttatttgctactactgtgggtttatcatctttaggctgagttgtTTGTGCTGGCACCCTTTGGTTCTCAGTTCTTGACatatcatcattgtgaagagctgtgggatggtatctctgacatactttacaaactttccttcttctacaatcctttcctttgtgacccatttttagacaccctgtacataaccatttttctttagcaaatttgtacctagtattaccatcaagtttggcaaattccttgcaatcatctaaatcatgatcctttgtacagtagtgacagaatcgtcctttcctttcctggtccttgggatactgtttgttggcttgtacatttactttactttggaatgaccacattggtttttcctcaattgctttagtcatgaaagttctactccctctattctttgtcatgatgtttgattcccttggtttccaattggttgcctatgtttgagttttgatccagtcatttacttccttacttactgaattccagaaaacaaagggattgcttgctccttttgcttctttctggacaattcacataacatttcaaagggtgggtggtgctcttcatcactACCAGGAGAGTTGtcattactgttagtatcaagatatatcattacttgctttctccagtcatgaacaatatgttcagggagttttgctagcacctttctctgctctctagggtcattcagaaatAACAAATGAGAAGTGTGcttcattgcagctaaacagcacttcaaataatctgagaatgctgttaatgctgaaccattatgcggagagattggtagccaattcattaactttttttgtgtaagcatcagctatgatgcttttgtttccaaatctatccctaagaattttctttgcttgcacatgGTCAGCATcggagttaaagtgcattaacattttaatggcatcctttgcctcaccagttgtatacctgtctaagtaggcaagtctctacCAATAGAAGTTTTAGAATTTAGattctacataagtttcaaagtttttcaaccaacttggaaattccatgggttctccatcaaaagtgtttggttctattggagggaggctccacttgggatcaggtgtgttgattgcaaaggttcccccaggatgggaaaaggattgatgattctgtctcacattattaggcatgttgacattatgagtgtgtctacgtgagcttggtacaagactttgagctgtagggttgagatttattgcctgaggttcactaaatatttgtccatctacttcatttgtcatcaattcattatctctattgcaagaaggctcctgtgggtcatggaatgtaacatatttgtgaggcatggcattgtcactttgttgatttgcaattgcttgtgctttcatttcattttgtgactgtatgtattgttgaagataactttgcttctctacactttcatcataacctggaagcatttttacttcttcaactaagctaagagcattaagttctgcactagcaactgctaaatctctctctttctttttctttgcaaacattGCTTGGTCtctagctaacctaacttctgcctctgctaaactatcatgatattccatttcctttataagtctggctacctttgctgctgcttcttgctttctttgtgctgatgagcgtgatgaagtagatgagactctagaatgtctagtccgtttgctagaacaaattgatcctttgtcattctttaactcttttcttttacattctatactttctaatatttcatggtgaactcgttgattgtgttccagctcttcatttagctcctctgacttttctggctctagttccaccagttttttgtattccacataatactgacgaaatgcctctattacttcacttgacatgggctctaattcaaaagggctaattacaatttttagtcctttcttaattttgctggtaacactgctccatttacacttacaggactctgctcttcccttggttacactgacttgatattctcttcctttgtcggtcagcactcgctccctgacactaacttcttcattaCAAGCTTGACCCTTGTCgacttgctcaccctcaccttccccaaGGCCATCTAcagcattaatttcctcagtatcagacatatctaacaacttaattgtgtcaatactgagacactgaaagagcaattaaaattaccactctaatactagctaattgtgggtaatttccactactcaattcagtgcacatacatactattatactttcttgcctgtgaccatgggttctacaaaatggtggcgaggcacagtgggtagaagggagtggttgtcgtcaagggtagagctgaccccaaggcctcagaggtcaacctataggcttacgtcagcatcccctcgtcctgtgactcactcttgctacagtttcacatggagccaatttcttgcttgtaggtcgagtttttactgtagccgcaccggctagGCATCagttggctctcaggtgatctgttttactgatcacacccatcatcgtagggtctaggaaaggcagttctctctctctctcgtttattgatgaggtaggcatgaccataagaactgcgaacaagttcttggtctcaatttcttacaaaataacattatacactgatatttaacactttcaacatattgcaatattcattaacaatacatgcaattaacttggcactatgacaatcagtttttactacaaaattaaagcatttacctcggtcaccatcctacccgtctttgtctgagcgcgacttggccatgagtgatgcccgcaggcgaccagcgggttaaccccacactaccaacaagtgagcatcggcttcagtgcttaatatagcattgaatactgatacttacacatattacacattttcatgcaaacagaaaactattgaacatttcacttatatatgccgaggaataatgacatgaggtacatacgctttacatacagtaacaattatcatggcgactcctacaccagcctcagagtcctcatctggggaagagaccacaaatgtccccaggtcggactgctcttcagataacgaccctaagtgtcttgacatccccctcaattttttcttcattaacttctgcaacatttgcggtcttagatctaattttcaatctgtagaacgcAAACTCTTgtcttttaaacctcatcttcttttcctaactgaaacacaggtatcagaggcaactgacagtagccccttttttgttccctcatactttctgtatcttcattttcaatccaaagctggatgttgcatttatgtgcgcaacgacttaacctgcttttatgcccatgctcttgaatcttccaagtttttgaccatctggctacaactacagagtcactctcaaactaaatttttctGTGTTGTATATACCTCACCTAACTCTTTTGaccataagaaattctttgacttcttaatttccaaagtggagcatattctgactctcttcccttatgcagagatctccattcttggagactttaatgttcaccaccagctttggctatcctctcctttcactaaccatcttggtgaactagccttcaactttgctatcctccacgacttagaacaattggtgcaacactatacctgtattcctgaccatcttggagatatgcccagcattcttgatcttttcctaacctctaatccttcttcttatgctgttaccctctcttctttgttgggctcctccaatcacagtctcatatctgtatcttgtcctatcactccaatccttcctcagaaTCCCcataagcagaggtgcctctggcattttgcctctgctagttggggggacctgaggaggtattttgatgAGTTTCCTTGGAATTACTACTGCTTCtctgtcagagacctgtctctgtgtgctgaacgcataacagaggtgataatgtctggcatggaggcgtacattcctcactctttttctcaacctaaaccttccaaaccttggtttaatacagcttgtgctcatgctatacatgatagagaggtggcccacaaaatgtacttgaaccttccatcaccagaatctcatgctctTTATATTTCAGCCCAGAATGATGCCATGTTTGTCCTCCAACtagacaaaaactccttcattaatagaaagtgtcaaaatctttcaagatctaactcccattCTGACTTCTGTTACCTAgcccaaaacatctccaataactttgcttcttcttctt from the Scylla paramamosain isolate STU-SP2022 chromosome 5, ASM3559412v1, whole genome shotgun sequence genome contains:
- the LOC135100328 gene encoding angiopoietin-1-like — translated: MAVVLWVMLLNTMVTWAGKPQAILGLQHRLLKTSNNLRMDRDGVYGDGAFGMNYILPWWTQNHNERHPPVTVKPRSAWRNVALSVPVGVMASNNDKKKKMRHYEHVKREPETIIFNEYNVVLVILYLYECLYEKISILNELLLELDNALSAESIALKRTIGSCSELLYSRKQSGYYTIYLDDGMTRPVTVYCDMETRGGGWMVVQRRRKRIEKHVNFIRGWNSYKLGFGNPKTEFWLGLENLYILTNRQKYELRIDLKSEDGKTAFAQYSNFYVDGEDEDYRLHVSGFMGTAGDAFGGKYGNTEDGGDVSRGVPFTTMDRDRSSGNCTSKYYGGWWYLNCGWNRLNSPHLSATEHYSQGMKWSTFTTKIIEDSTMMIRPVANSDTYMEVSTPTCARESIRMTTASFWTL